A genomic region of Metopolophium dirhodum isolate CAU chromosome 1, ASM1992520v1, whole genome shotgun sequence contains the following coding sequences:
- the LOC132937121 gene encoding uncharacterized protein LOC132937121, translated as MLLTIKLNQLLITLVFTSILDEITGVQYKNLLKRSKSTNEAKNKKKIGPRKIEMEGICETLGDYYNQYTPIKDFIETKEGNGLKTRLKAKKKQHRTQNCGDSKDYNAFTTFVTNKQLSRTAGGCDLIKPQIPSVPDHKCESFEKYLIQFGVKVCYNFYKHIFGINEKEKRNKFSKILTSYLKSRVKKHEAIKDKELKAKDALKIEKKIKWYYKILCNKVMPHYNLFYIFYTQYSKAKESKGHKTTASCDYFKRIGT; from the exons ATGTTACTCaccataaaattaaatcaactacTAATAACATtg GTCTTTACATCTATACTTGATGAAATCACAGgagtacaatataaaaatctttTGAAAAGGAGTAAATCAACGAATGaggcaaaaaacaaaaaaaaaattggaccgAGAAAAATAGAAATGGAAGGGATTTGTGAAACCCTCGGAGACTACTACAATCAATACACACCAATTAAAGATTTTATTGAAACTAAAGAAGGAAATGGTCTAAAAACCCGCTTAAAAGCAAAGAAAAAACAACATAGAACCCAAAATTGTGGTGACTCAAAAGACTATAATGCATTTACAACTTTCGTAACGAATAAACAATTATCGAGGACAGCAGGAGGATGTGATTTAATCAAGCCTCAAATACCATCAGTACCCGATCATAAATGTGAATCAtttgagaaatatttaattcaatttggtGTTAAagtgtgttataatttttataaacatatatttggtataaatgaaaaggaaaaaagaaataaattttcaaaaatattgactaGTTATCTAAAAAGCCGTGTTAAAAAACATGAAGCAATCAAAGATAAAGAACTCAAGGCGAAGGATgcgttaaaaattgaaaaaaaaattaaatggtactataaaatattgtgcaaTAAAGTTATgccacattataatttattttacatattttatactcaatATTCAAAGGCTAAAGAATCTAAGGGTCATAAAACTACTGCAAGTTGTGATTATTTTAAACGCATAGGTACCTGA